The Henckelia pumila isolate YLH828 chromosome 2, ASM3356847v2, whole genome shotgun sequence genome includes a window with the following:
- the LOC140878513 gene encoding uncharacterized protein, with the protein MDFPELRRPVHGRVFVMQAEEADPDTTLITGRIVVAGVATRALLDSGATHSFISKTFVLSRGIPYEILEIGFAVTIPSGEELSTSRLVRNLELLLQGQSVVADFIVLPMPEFDMILGMDWMTKNSVVIDFQSIAVLVRPEGEEPFWFEAVRSLRKARIISSVQARQLELDGCELLLASLSLTELSARPTISDVDVVRDFEDVFPEDVTGIPPDREVEFSIDLVPDTVPISKLFSMGCTESLRLCIDYRGLNGVTVKNKYPLPRIEDLFDQLQGAANREDHSQHLRTVLGVLRERKLYAKLSKCEFWLDKVPFLGHIISKDGVDVDPSKVQAVKEWSVPRNESEIRSFLGLAGYYRKFIKGFSSIVVPLTALTKKSAKFVWRPECQESFDVLKKALTSAPVLAMPSGKKGSWESRLPLVEFAYNNSFQSTIGMAPYEALYGRPCRSPVLWTDIGERSELGPEIVQQTAKVVAKIRDRMRAAQNRQKTPLKGVMRFGKKGKLAPRFVGPFEILDRVGTLAYRVALPPNLAGVHNVFHVSMLRKYISNPSHVLNFESLQLSPHMTYEERPDLILER; encoded by the exons ATGGATTTCCCAGAGTTGAGGAGGCCTGTGCATGGTCgtgtgttcgtgatgcaggccgaggaggccgacccagacactacACTTATCACAG GAAGAATTGTTGTAGCCGGTGTGGCCACTAGAGCCTTGTTAGACTCGGGGGCTACACACTCCTTTATTTCGAAGACTTTTGTCCTTAGTAGGGGTATTCCGTACGAGATTTTGGAGATTGGATTTGCAGTGACTATCCCATCAGGGGAAGAGTTATCCACCAGTAGACTCGTGAGGAATCTTGAGCTTCTATTGCAGGGACAATCAGTGGTGGCAGACTTCATAGTTTTGCCTATGCCCGAGTTCGATATGAtacttgggatggattggatgacaAAGAATTCAGTGGTGATTGATTTCCAGAGCATAGCAGTGCTAGTTAGACCTGAAGGGGAGGAACCCTTCTGGTTTGAGGCAGTTAGGAGTTTGAGGAAGGCCCGAATCATATCCTCCGTGCAAGCTAGGCAACTCGAGCTTGATGGATGTGAGTTGTTACTAGCCAGCttatctttgacagagctgTCAGCACGTCCGACCATTTCAGATGTGGACGTGGTCAGGGATTTTGAGGATGTTTTTCCTGAGGATGTTACGGGCATTCCGCCTGATAGAGAAGTTGAGTTCTCTATAGATCTGGTTCCCGATACCGTGCCAATTTCTAAG cttttctccatggggtgCACCGAGAGTCTAAGGCTGTGCATAGACTATCGAGGGTTGAACGGGgtaacagtgaagaacaagtacccccTTCCTAGGATTgaggatctctttgatcagttgcaaggtGCCGCA AATAGAGAAGATCATtcacagcatttgaggacaGTCTTAGGAGTACTCCGAGAGCGGAAGTTATATGCTAAATTAtccaagtgtgaattttggttggacaAGGTACCATTCTTGGGTCATATCATTTCCAAGGATGGAGTGGACGTAGATCCCTCcaaggttcaagcagtgaaggaaTGGTCTGTTCCAAGGAACGAATCGGAGATCCGCAGTTTTCTCGGATTGGCCGGATACTATCGGAAGTTTATCAAGGGCTTTTCGTCAATTGTTGTGCCCTTGACAGCATTGACCAAGAAGAGTGCCAAATTTGTTTGGAGGCCAGAGTGCCAAGAGAGCTTTGATGTGCTGAAGAAAGCTCTTACGTCGGCACCAGTGTTGGCCATGCCATCAGGGAAAAAG ggtagttgggagtcgaggCTACCGCTAGTGgagttcgcatacaacaacagttttcagtccactATCGGCATGGCTCCCTATGAGGCACTCTATGGGAGACCCTGTAGATCACCGGTCTTATGGACCGATATTGGCGAGAGATCAGAGTTAGGACCGGAGATTGTTCAGCAGACTGCCAaagttgtagccaagatccgtgataggatgagggCTGCACAGAacaggcagaaga CTCCCTTGAAGGGCGTGATGAGATTCGGGAAGAAGGGTAAATTGGCTCCGAGGTTTGTTGGGCCTTTCGAGATTCTTGACAGAGTGGGGACGTTAGCCTATAGGGTTGCTTTACCGCCTAATCTGGCTGgtgtgcacaacgttttccacgTATCCATGCTAAGGAAGTATATCTCGAATCCTTCTCATGTGCTGAATTTTGAGTCTCTTCAGTTATCTCCTCACATGACTTATGAGGAAAGACCTGATCTGATATTGGAGAGATag